The Anaerohalosphaeraceae bacterium sequence ATCAATCTTCTCGAGCACCGGCCCGCTTCCCGCCCCCTGTGCATAGGCCTTTGAAATTCCTTCCAGCCGTATCTCAATCATATCCGCCGCTTCCGAATCAGGATGATATTCTCCAAAATGTCATCAACAAATCTCCGCCGGTGAACGTCTTCACGCCCGGAATACCGCCCCCAGCCGCTTGCCCATCAGCACCGCCGCCGCCGCCAGCGACCCGCCCAGCACCAGCATCCCCAAAAGCCCCAGCGAGGCCGCAATCTGCATCGCATCCGTATTGGCCGAATACGCCTGCGTATAAATCTCTTTGGTAATCGGATAATGCACACGCAATTGGGCCAGCACCAGCGAATCGCTCACCTCCAGCATCGCATATGAAAAGGTCAAAAGGCCCGACGCTATCAGATTGGCTGCAATCAGCGGCACCGTAATCCGTCGAATCGCTTGTCCCGGCGTCGCTCCCAGATTTCGCGCCGCCTGTTCGAGCGTCTCGGGAATCTGCTGGAGCCCTGCCGTCACACCGCGCACCACAAACGGTGCCCGCCGAATTGTATATGCTATCACCAGCAGCATTGTCGGATTCCGCATCGGTCCGATCGCCTCGAACAGCCGCCCCGGCGCCGTCATCGCAATATACCCGGCCGCCAGAATCACCCCGGGCACCGCCAGCGGAAGCATCAGGCACAAATCCAGGACCCTGGCCCCCTGCAGCCGGCGCCGCACCAGCATCCACGCCGCCGCCGAACCGATCGCCAAATCCAGCGTTGTCGAAAGGCCCGCATATACCAGACTGTTCAGCACCGCCCGCCGGGGTTCCGGCTGCCGCAGCACAAACAGCACATGCTCCAGCGTGTACCGTTCCGGCAGAATCGTCTTAATCCACTGCCCTGATACCGCTGTCAAAACCACCCCGATATGCGGCAGAATCGCCGCGAAAATCACCCCGCCGAAAAACACCCACGCCCCCAGCGTCCCCCAAAAGCCCAGCCGCTGCCCCGCCGACGCGGTACTGGCCTTGGCCGATTCCGCTCCGCTCGAGCGTCCAAAAACCACCTTGCCCAGCACATAAAAAAGCACCGACAGCACCAGCATCACCAGAACCAGACTGTACATCCGCCCCGACACATCCGCCCGGGCCAGCTCCTTAAAAATCCTCACCGACGCCAGCTCTTCATATCCCACCATCAGCGGCGTGCCGATATCCGTAAACGACCAGATAAAGACAATCGAGCCGCCCGCAAAAATCCCCGGACGCAGCAGCGGCAGCGTAATCCGGCGAAACACCGTCCATTTCCCCGCCCCCAGATTGCGGGCCGCCTGAGCATATGCGGGGTCCAGATTCGCCAGGGCCGCCGACAGATTCAGATACAAAATCGGAAACAGATTCAGCGTCTGCAGGACCGTCACCACCCAGAACCCAGACCCCAGCCAGTCCGGCGGGCGCCCCGAAGACAAATCCAGCACCCCCAGCCGCTCCAGCACCAGATTGAGAATCCCGAACTGCCCCAGGTACCGCTTAATCGACAGCGCCCCCACAAACGGCGGCAGAATCAGCGGCACCAGCAGCAGCCCCGTCAAAATCCCCTGCCCTCGAAACTGATACCGCGTGCTCACAATCGCCATCGGCATCGTCAGCACCAGACACAGCGCCGTTGT is a genomic window containing:
- a CDS encoding iron ABC transporter permease codes for the protein MERTGTERPLWRRYLEQADPLVAAEVLIFLFVGVFFFWPLYEAVQAGLTAEGRFSFYWLGRLFSNRIVLGQIANSFLLACVTTALCLVLTMPMAIVSTRYQFRGQGILTGLLLVPLILPPFVGALSIKRYLGQFGILNLVLERLGVLDLSSGRPPDWLGSGFWVVTVLQTLNLFPILYLNLSAALANLDPAYAQAARNLGAGKWTVFRRITLPLLRPGIFAGGSIVFIWSFTDIGTPLMVGYEELASVRIFKELARADVSGRMYSLVLVMLVLSVLFYVLGKVVFGRSSGAESAKASTASAGQRLGFWGTLGAWVFFGGVIFAAILPHIGVVLTAVSGQWIKTILPERYTLEHVLFVLRQPEPRRAVLNSLVYAGLSTTLDLAIGSAAAWMLVRRRLQGARVLDLCLMLPLAVPGVILAAGYIAMTAPGRLFEAIGPMRNPTMLLVIAYTIRRAPFVVRGVTAGLQQIPETLEQAARNLGATPGQAIRRITVPLIAANLIASGLLTFSYAMLEVSDSLVLAQLRVHYPITKEIYTQAYSANTDAMQIAASLGLLGMLVLGGSLAAAAVLMGKRLGAVFRA